The stretch of DNA TGATAAAGCTTTTGTACTGTAATACAGTTTATATTCCTTTTCTTGCACTGAGTTATTCTTTCTCCACTTATATGATTCCCTAAAAGCTGATAAACTAAGCAAGGAATATATGTCCTAGTATGTGATGCCATGTCTTGTCTCCTGAACAAGTATCATATGCACAAACCATGACCTAAATCTTAAACTGAATGTTATGTACAAGAATCAATACCATAAAAACTTGGTCCAAGATTGAGATATATTTCTATGAAGGTTCACAAAAGccttttcatgtttagattgCTACAATTTGAGCTTCACGAATGTAACCTGAATGAGCTCACTTGAAACAAATCTCCCAACTTTCTAAAATGGATTCTTAAAGTTCCTTCTATTCTCATCTTGCTACGCTTAACCCACCAATAATAGAATCCAACAGTAACTTTACTCGAGAAAGCACAAGAAAGATTCTACATTTGATTGGTCTTGAAACAGGGGAATTATCATTACCCAAAACAGTAACAATCACAAATCTCTTGAGGAAAATTGTAGCAAAGCACAATCCAAGATGATACAAATAAGTCATCTACATCAaatccatttttattttgaaaacataAATACGATGAAGAGAGTAATAATAAAGGCATGAGAGCGAGAACAGAAACCGAGCAATCACAAAAGGGACCGAAAGAGCCCACACCTTAGAAAATAATGTCTGTATCTTTCTCTGCACCAGCAGCGAGAAAGTCACGAGCAGCGTTAATCGAAATCCCTCTCTGCATAGAGATTCCTTCAAGAACCATATCCTCAGCAAACTCCTTAGCATTAGCTGCCTGTCGTTCGACTTCCCTCCTCTTGTATCCCTGAATCTTCTTCAACCTGAAGAAATCCTCTCTCTCGAGCTCATCAAgctctcccttgatgtaactgATTGTATTCTCCAGCTTCGGCTTCACCACATTCTCCAAAGCGTTGACCCTGCGGTTAGTTGTCTTGATAGCTTCATCAAGCGTCAAGAAAGAAGTCTGGAGGGAAGCAAGCTCAACCAGAACTTCAATGGCTTTCACATAAGCCACACGGCAAGCTTGAACCTGCTGTCCACCTCTAGCTAAACCGGTCAAGTCATTCTTGGTCTCACCTTCAGAGAAGTGATCAAACTTGGGAAGCTTCACACCAGCAATATTCTCAGTCCGAGAACGAACCTTCAACGTAGCTTCTTTAACGTTCTCGAGGACAACATGTTTGACGTTCTCGCCAGCAACATACTTTACTTCAGTAAGAGCAAAAGAGGATGTCTTCATCATATCTCCCATGGATTCTTTTGCAGTAACGATTTTCTTGAGAAGTGCCCTAAACTGAACAGTCAAAgcatcactcttcttcttgagGAGAGCATGACCTCTTGTGGCTCCAACAAGACGAGCTTTCATAACCCCAAGCATTGTAACAGTGGGAACCACATTCAAACGCGCGTTTTGGCCAGCCATCTTTCAAAACTACTGCAAGCAAAAGGAGATAAGATTAATTCTCTCTGGCcattaaaacaacaacaacacacacacacaaacaaactcATCATTGGCGACAGAGATCAACCATTAAATCTGGTAAATTCTGATTTTTACTAATCAGAATTGAACAAAAAGATTCACTTTGGAAGATCTTAGGCTAAAATCAAACAAGCAAGCACCCTAACCGTCATATCGAACGATCCATAAAGAGATCCATCAGATTTCAAATCATCTGTTCCCAGATTGATATCAAAGTTTACaaattcagattttttaaaaaatttatctaATTCGAATCAAAGTCTACGACTTTTGAAGATGATATCGTTACCCAGATCCCCAGAAGATGGAATCCGGATCAGAGACTAGAACTGATCAGTCGGGATAATGGGATACACACCTAAATTACCCAGATTTCAATCGAAATTAAACTAGAGAAAATAGAGAGGAAACAGAGTGATGAGATTAGAGAGGGATGATGAGATTACCTGGGCCTCTGGAGAGAGACTATAATAAGAGGGGACTTCTTTACAAGTAAATCGCTGAGATAGATTTGGATACAAGAAGACAGAGATAGCTTtggagaaattgaaaaaatttgatattttttaggAACAGTGAGAAAGATCGTATTCGTCGACCTTGTCGCTCGCTGATCGTGGTGGAAAGAAAAAGGGGCTGTTTTTGTAATTAACTGTAACTTTGAAGggccttttttattttattctttgctactaaaataaataaatataacagcTCATCGCTTACGGTGGGGCCTACTTTCCTGTCTTAAACTAAATCTGGACCCGTTGTGGGCCCCACTTTTTTAGAcggtgaactttttttttttttttttttNTTTTGTGCAACGAGACGGTGAACTTGTTCTAATAAATAAAAGTGCTACACAACACTTTGCTAAATTATGATTCGGGGTTTAGGAGAAAATTAATTTGTCTCTAGGATATGATTTGGGTAGTTGATGATTTACAACTGAAACTAAATGTGATTTCTTAACTTGTGTATGAAATTAGATAtagatgctttttttttccttttagatttttgtttttgtttgagaaGTATTAATTGTTGAAAAAGACCCTTATTGTTTGTCCACATGTATGATGTATCCTACATTAcccatctctttttgatttgttgtctCTACTTTTTGTTAACTGTTTAATCGCTTCATCCTTAAACATCATATTCTTAAAGCATGGTAtagtactattatatatatttattttattttattttttaaatatattttcacaacTTATGTAGAGTTATAGACATACACACACATTTTATCTTAGACAATGGAGTTCTACTGACTCGAGGTCGGATCGGTTTGTCCTAATTAttacatatattgtttatattgATATCTTTGCTCTCCGGCTCAGATTTATTGTTATTAGTAGTAGGATAGAGACTTGACCCAGCTAACGCCTTCTTGATGCATTCGAAATGGAAACTTGACCCAACTGATCTATTCCGAATCACTTGGCTCTTTCTCTCAGTGGCTGGTAGTGCCTTAGCCACACTCCGTTATAGACCTGtgtgtcaaaagaaaaaaagtgcaTGTATGCATAACGTATTGATCCTTGACCTTGAGgcaaattaactttttttactCATTGATCTATCAAAAACTGTATGTATCTAATCTATTGTATAAGGAATAACCGATGAGCCAAACAACTTTTTTCAAAAGtcattaatatatcaaaagaGTGTATTAATTTTACCTGTTGGGGTCTCATGATCTTAGTCTCAGGATCATCTAACGACTCACGCCAGTGTGCCAAGTATCCAGCGATACGCACAGCTGCGATGAATGATGATGGGATTCCCATTGCCCTGTGTTTAATTTTTGcccaatttcattttttttaaacagaaagGAGAGATTCAGCTAAAGAAAGAATTCAATATATAGTAACTTACAACAACTCATTGCCTAGAAATCCTTTGTTATATGACTTACCTATAGATCAATCCAGTGTAGAAATCGACATTTGGGTAAAGCTTTCTTTTAATGAAATATTCATCAGAGAGTGCCGCCTTCTCTAGAGCATCTGCTACCTGAATACATCATCCACCAAATCTTTcttaaacaacaacaatacataagaagaatcactcaaacaaatcatcaactAGGGAGAGTTACGTGAGAAACAAGTTTCTAAAGTACCTCAGTCAGAGGTTCCCTTCCAACAATGGAGAACACTTCATTCGCCAGTTTCTTAACGATTTTTCCTCGCGGGTCGTAGTTCCTGTAAATGCGGTGTCCGAAACCAAACAACATCCTCTTCCTgcaagtaaataaatttaacatatagTGGACTAACACACCACAATCCAGATATACTTGTGTAGTCTTAGTATTGAGTTACCTATTCTTCACGCTTTCGATGAACCCCGGAATATTTTCAACACTCCCAATCTCTGTTAACATGTTAACAGTAGCCTCAACTGCACCACCATGAAGTGGACCATAAATGGCTCCAACACCTCCCGCAACAGCGGTATACACATCAACACCACTACATATACACATAACTTATTACTAAAACATATCTCATATATAACAGACTCATCAAATGAATCTCTAACCAGTGATAAAATAAGTACCTAGAGGCAAGATGGCGAGCAGCAGCAGTAGAGCAGTTCATTTCATGTTCAGCATGCAGTATGAAGATGACGTCTAACACTCGAGCCAACCGAGGATTAGGCCTGTAAGACTTATTGCCCCTGTAATCAAATGGACGATGAAAGAGTATTTATTGTTACCTACCACGTTTTGAAGCTAGTCAAATGCAAGTGTTCAATCAAACAAAGAGGGAAGATAGAGAGTTAAGTACATTGATTTCACCATATAGAGGAAATTTTCTCCAAAAGAAAGGTTGCTCAAAGGTTGAACAGGAGGCATGCCTAACTTCCTCAAATAAGCAGCTACTGCAATTGTTGGTGCCTGTAGTCAcgttatattatatacttaattcACAAGTCCTGTTGTAGATTAAAGCACCATATCAGCAGACCAACAGTACCTGTCCAAGAATACGAACAATCTGTTTATCACGAAGTTCTTTTGACTTGTAAATACCTTGGCCCTGCACAAAATGAGGTTTTCcatcaaaaaaattagagtaaCAGAACAAAAAGTGAAGCAGAGCGGGTCGGGCATGAAGAAGATTTTCAGAAGATCTTAGTATCAAGAAAGCAGGATTGTAAAACTTACCATAAGAGAAGGATTTGCTTCAGGATAAAAGATGGAAAGTGCACTCATCCCAGTGACAAGAGCTCCTATTGGATGTACCTCTTGAGGCATGCACTGTATGATATCCTGTGAAAAACATTCAGAAATAATCTTAGATCGAGTATCCATAGAAAGCTAGCCAAGAAAGAGTAGAAGAAACTCACCAACACTCCTTGTGGCACAACTGAATTCTGTGAAATAGCAAACTGCCAATCAGCTAGCTGACTTTTAGAAGGAAGATTCCCATAAActgcaaaaagaagaagaaaaggtagTAAACTAGCTTGAGCACTAagggagacaaaaaaaaaaatggtaaatttcTAGCTAGGGTTATCCAATAAAACATCAACTCTGTTTCACTTGCAAGACTGATCAAATTAACATTTGCTTTTCCATATGTTTATAAGcctcaaaaatattattaacaacTACAAGAAGCTGATAGTTGAACAAGACTTACTCAGGAGATAGGTAACCTCAGTATAAGTACTTTTCTCAGCCAACTCTTCAATCGGGTATCCCCTATAACGTAGggttccttcttctccattgGTGGTAGAAATTGAGGATCGAACAGGAGCGGTGTTTACGTAACCAGGATCGTATAACTTAAGCCCCTTGTCACCTTTTCCTGTCGTTATCTGCATGCAAACTCATTTAACTTACACAAAATGGAATCTCTTCGTAGTACTACTAAGTACTAATTAAGGGCGACAGTGAAGAACCGGTGTACTCATTTTTACAAATCAAATCAGATGATCATAATAACAAGTCGTTAAGTAATAAATACCTTCTTGAGATCAACGGATTTCACGGTACCATGCTCTGAGACTGGGACTTGATACTTCTTTCCAGTACGTTCATCGACGATGGTCAAGTTTCCCTTGAGGGAACCATGCAGTGCAGCACTTGTGTGAGCTGATGTGCACCATGGCTTGATCGCCGAAAACACTTCTTCCAATCCCACGGTATCAGACACCTCCAAGTGCGCAGAGAGAACGGCTAATCGAGCGTTGGCTTTCTCCATTTTTCACCTCAAAGAAAGGAAGCGAAGTAGTAGTGATCAAGTGACTGTAATGAAGATTGATGCTAGGGACATCGTTTTATACTAGTGGCTATGTATTCGTTTCGCCACACATTTGTCGTAAATACTTTTGAGGGTATGATTGGCGTGAATCTACAGTGTTTTTTTCCGGTCTTTCAGTCAGAGTTTTGTGGCTTTTAACTACCTTAAAGTCTGTGACagttatgtgtttttttttggttgtatctTTACTTTTTCCTTTCAAGTGTCACGTTCTCCAGGATTTGTTATTATTCTATAACGCCACATTTATACTTGTTCACGCTTCTCACGATCGTCTTCCTCGTTAACGTTTTTAAgtggaaaaatatattattggcAAATGGCAATGATTTACAAACTGACAGGACAACTCCGAGGCAAATTATAAATAGAGTgtgtaaacaaattaaaacattttacatCACAAAATTAGCATAGTTGTTACCACTTGGTTGTATAGAATCTGCATTACATACCCACTCTAGAATATATTTTCAGTCGATTTGAAAGGatatatatgaatcatatgatttGGTGGTTAACATTTTCCAAATTACTgtgataaaatataaatctacaGCATAACAGCAATGTGCAATGTTTAACAGGAACAAGATCATCTTTCGAAATTTCCTAATAAAAGCGCGATTTATCAAAATATTAGTTATGGACCCGCGATGCACCGGTTTTGTTGAGTTtctaattaatagtatagataattgtagaatataaatttatgtatgtttATTAGGGgtgtttattcttttgtttttagtgaTGTGTgcattgtttatgtttatgtatgcttgtttttaaattacatattgttactatatattgctttaaattagaataatatattatcagttttttttttatgttaattattgaataatagaatatttaaataattattaaccaaacAATCATCCATTGTT from Camelina sativa cultivar DH55 chromosome 9, Cs, whole genome shotgun sequence encodes:
- the LOC104712557 gene encoding V-type proton ATPase subunit D-like, whose amino-acid sequence is MAGQNARLNVVPTVTMLGVMKARLVGATRGHALLKKKSDALTVQFRALLKKIVTAKESMGDMMKTSSFALTEVKYVAGENVKHVVLENVKEATLKVRSRTENIAGVKLPKFDHFSEGETKNDLTGLARGGQQVQACRVAYVKAIEVLVELASLQTSFLTLDEAIKTTNRRVNALENVVKPKLENTISYIKGELDELEREDFFRLKKIQGYKRREVERQAANAKEFAEDMVLEGISMQRGISINAARDFLAAGAEKDTDIIF
- the LOC104712559 gene encoding citrate synthase 1, peroxisomal-like codes for the protein MEKANARLAVLSAHLEVSDTVGLEEVFSAIKPWCTSAHTSAALHGSLKGNLTIVDERTGKKYQVPVSEHGTVKSVDLKKITTGKGDKGLKLYDPGYVNTAPVRSSISTTNGEEGTLRYRGYPIEELAEKSTYTEVTYLLIYGNLPSKSQLADWQFAISQNSVVPQGVLDIIQCMPQEVHPIGALVTGMSALSIFYPEANPSLMGQGIYKSKELRDKQIVRILGQAPTIAVAAYLRKLGMPPVQPLSNLSFGENFLYMVKSMGNKSYRPNPRLARVLDVIFILHAEHEMNCSTAAARHLASSGVDVYTAVAGGVGAIYGPLHGGAVEATVNMLTEIGSVENIPGFIESVKNRKRMLFGFGHRIYRNYDPRGKIVKKLANEVFSIVGREPLTEVADALEKAALSDEYFIKRKLYPNVDFYTGLIYRAMGIPSSFIAAVRIAGYLAHWRESLDDPETKIMRPQQVYNGVWLRHYQPLRERAK